One segment of Setaria viridis chromosome 4, Setaria_viridis_v4.0, whole genome shotgun sequence DNA contains the following:
- the LOC117851447 gene encoding very-long-chain 3-oxoacyl-CoA reductase 1 isoform X3 yields the protein MTESVQAWFFLLLAFVGGVSAAAFSFRLLGYLAVSLRRPRDLRRRYGAWAVVTGPTSGIGRSVALKLARKGLNLVLLDLSAANLQETSDMIRSRHGVKTRTVVFDLSLVGTPQGDDSMRRLRAAIDGLDVGVLVNNAGVARPSVAYLHEADVELWVRMLKVNLWALTEVTAAVLPGMVERGRGAVLNMGSASSEAIPSFPLNTIYASTKRYVAKFSRSLYVEYRNKGIDVQCQGNPSWRG from the exons ATGACAGAGTCGGTACAGGCATGGTTCTTCCTGTTGCTGGCTTTCGTGGGCGGCGTCTCCGCCGCAGCGTTCTCCTTTCGCCTCCTCGGCTACCTTGCGGTCTCCCTGCGCCGGCCGAGGGACCTACGCCGCCGGTACGGCGCGTGGGCAGTGGTAACAGGCCCGACGTCCGGCATCGGCCGGTCCGTGGCTCTGAAGCTCGCGCGGAAAGGCCTCAACCTCGTCCTCCTCGACCTCAGCGCCGCCAACCTCCAGGAGACCTCCGACATGATCAGGTCTCGCCACGGCGTGAAGACCAGGACCGTGGTATTCGACCTCTCGCTCGTCGGCACCCCTCAAG GCGACGACTCCATGCGGCGGCTCCGGGCGGCGATCGACGGCCTGGACGTCGGGGTGCTGGTGAACAACGCCGGCGTGGCAAGGCCGTCCGTGGCGTACCTGCACGAGGCCGACGTGGAGCTGTGGGTGAGGATGCTAAAGGTGAACCTGTGGGCGCTGACGGAGGtcacggcggcggtgctgccggGGATGGTGGAGCGCGGCCGGGGCGCCGTACTGAACATGGGCTCGGCGTCGTCGGAGGCCATCCCCTCCTTCCCACTCAACACCATCTACGCCTCCACGAAACG GTATGTTGCCAAGTTCTCAAGGAGCCTTTACGTCGAGTATAGAAACAAAGGGATCGATGTGCAGTGCCAG ggaaatcCTTCTTGGCGAGGTTAA
- the LOC117851447 gene encoding very-long-chain 3-oxoacyl-CoA reductase 1 isoform X2 has product MTESVQAWFFLLLAFVGGVSAAAFSFRLLGYLAVSLRRPRDLRRRYGAWAVVTGPTSGIGRSVALKLARKGLNLVLLDLSAANLQETSDMIRSRHGVKTRTVVFDLSLVGTPQGDDSMRRLRAAIDGLDVGVLVNNAGVARPSVAYLHEADVELWVRMLKVNLWALTEVTAAVLPGMVERGRGAVLNMGSASSEAIPSFPLNTIYASTKRYVAKFSRSLYVEYRNKGIDVQCQHRSRWYRMKENG; this is encoded by the exons ATGACAGAGTCGGTACAGGCATGGTTCTTCCTGTTGCTGGCTTTCGTGGGCGGCGTCTCCGCCGCAGCGTTCTCCTTTCGCCTCCTCGGCTACCTTGCGGTCTCCCTGCGCCGGCCGAGGGACCTACGCCGCCGGTACGGCGCGTGGGCAGTGGTAACAGGCCCGACGTCCGGCATCGGCCGGTCCGTGGCTCTGAAGCTCGCGCGGAAAGGCCTCAACCTCGTCCTCCTCGACCTCAGCGCCGCCAACCTCCAGGAGACCTCCGACATGATCAGGTCTCGCCACGGCGTGAAGACCAGGACCGTGGTATTCGACCTCTCGCTCGTCGGCACCCCTCAAG GCGACGACTCCATGCGGCGGCTCCGGGCGGCGATCGACGGCCTGGACGTCGGGGTGCTGGTGAACAACGCCGGCGTGGCAAGGCCGTCCGTGGCGTACCTGCACGAGGCCGACGTGGAGCTGTGGGTGAGGATGCTAAAGGTGAACCTGTGGGCGCTGACGGAGGtcacggcggcggtgctgccggGGATGGTGGAGCGCGGCCGGGGCGCCGTACTGAACATGGGCTCGGCGTCGTCGGAGGCCATCCCCTCCTTCCCACTCAACACCATCTACGCCTCCACGAAACG GTATGTTGCCAAGTTCTCAAGGAGCCTTTACGTCGAGTATAGAAACAAAGGGATCGATGTGCAGTGCCAG CACCGGTCAAGATGGTATCGGATGAAAGAGAATGGGTGA
- the LOC117851447 gene encoding very-long-chain 3-oxoacyl-CoA reductase 1 isoform X1 yields the protein MTESVQAWFFLLLAFVGGVSAAAFSFRLLGYLAVSLRRPRDLRRRYGAWAVVTGPTSGIGRSVALKLARKGLNLVLLDLSAANLQETSDMIRSRHGVKTRTVVFDLSLVGTPQGDDSMRRLRAAIDGLDVGVLVNNAGVARPSVAYLHEADVELWVRMLKVNLWALTEVTAAVLPGMVERGRGAVLNMGSASSEAIPSFPLNTIYASTKRYVAKFSRSLYVEYRNKGIDVQCQAPFFVATRLVSSAVRDNWLSASVPTADAYARAAVRWIGHGPLCTPTVGHQLLWCLAGVLPDAAHDWLRLRGNLRLRALSRKARAAAANCGVKTDSDPAKKLSSAWPSLQTPKKKISHHIKLAVHA from the exons ATGACAGAGTCGGTACAGGCATGGTTCTTCCTGTTGCTGGCTTTCGTGGGCGGCGTCTCCGCCGCAGCGTTCTCCTTTCGCCTCCTCGGCTACCTTGCGGTCTCCCTGCGCCGGCCGAGGGACCTACGCCGCCGGTACGGCGCGTGGGCAGTGGTAACAGGCCCGACGTCCGGCATCGGCCGGTCCGTGGCTCTGAAGCTCGCGCGGAAAGGCCTCAACCTCGTCCTCCTCGACCTCAGCGCCGCCAACCTCCAGGAGACCTCCGACATGATCAGGTCTCGCCACGGCGTGAAGACCAGGACCGTGGTATTCGACCTCTCGCTCGTCGGCACCCCTCAAG GCGACGACTCCATGCGGCGGCTCCGGGCGGCGATCGACGGCCTGGACGTCGGGGTGCTGGTGAACAACGCCGGCGTGGCAAGGCCGTCCGTGGCGTACCTGCACGAGGCCGACGTGGAGCTGTGGGTGAGGATGCTAAAGGTGAACCTGTGGGCGCTGACGGAGGtcacggcggcggtgctgccggGGATGGTGGAGCGCGGCCGGGGCGCCGTACTGAACATGGGCTCGGCGTCGTCGGAGGCCATCCCCTCCTTCCCACTCAACACCATCTACGCCTCCACGAAACG GTATGTTGCCAAGTTCTCAAGGAGCCTTTACGTCGAGTATAGAAACAAAGGGATCGATGTGCAGTGCCAG GCCCCATTCTTCGTGGCGACCAGGCTGGTGTCGAGTGCCGTGCGGGACAACTGGCTCTCGGCGTCCGTGCCCACGGCGGACGCCTACGCCCGCGCGGCGGTGCGCTGGATCGGGCACGGCCCGCTCTGCACCCCCACCGTCGGCCACCAGCTTCTGTGGTGCCTCGCCGGCGTCCTGCCCGATGCCGCGCACGACTGGCTCCGCCTGCGCGGGAACCTGCGTCTGAGGGCCCTGTCCCGGAaagcgagggcggcggcggctaatTGTGGAGTGAAAACTGACTCCGATCCCGCCAAAAAATTGAGTTCTGCTTGGCCTTCTCTCCAAACtcccaaaaagaagatttcccatcacatcaaacttgcggtacatgcatag